One genomic window of Diospyros lotus cultivar Yz01 chromosome 8, ASM1463336v1, whole genome shotgun sequence includes the following:
- the LOC127808158 gene encoding uncharacterized protein LOC127808158: MERTTPVRKPHTSTADLLTWSETPPATASAARSSAPRSHQPSDGVSRVVFGGQVTDEEFESLNKRKPCSEYKLKEITGSSIFVAEAGNDTLESDSATLSNKTGLRMYQQAVAGISHISFGEEETVSPKKPITLPEVAKQRELSGNLLSESEARLKKQLSDAKCKELSGHNIFAPPPEIQPRPLAAQALALRESIEIGEPAQRNVHTSVKVSNPAGGQSSVVFSEEPVTKTAKKIHNQKFAELTGNDIFKGDAPPTSAEKPLSSAKLREMSGSDIFADGKVEARDYFGGVRKPPGGGSSIALV; this comes from the exons ATGGAGAGAACCACTCCGGTGAGGAAGCCTCACACATCCACCGCAGATCTTCTCACATGGTCCGAAACGCCTCCGGCCACCGCCTCCGCCGCCCGCTCCTCCGCACCCCGTTCACACCAG CCATCGGATGGGGTCAGCAGAGTGGTCTTCGGAGGCCAGGTTACCGATGAGGAATTTGAGAGTTTAAACAAAAG GAAACCTTGTTCAGAGTATAAACTAAAGGAGATCACTGGTAGCTCCATTTTTGTAGCTGAAGCAGGAAATGATACACTAGAATCTGATAGTGCTACTCTAAGTAACAAAACTGGATTACGTATGTACCAG CAAGCTGTTGCTGGAATCAGCCATatctcttttggtgaagaagaaaCTGTTTCTCCCAAGAAACCTATCACACTGCCTGAGGTGGCAAAACAGCGTGAATTGAGTGGGAATCTTTTAAGCGAGTCTGAGGCAAGGTTGAAGAAGCAACTCTCGGATGCAAAATGTAAGGAGCTTAGTGGCCACAATATCTTTGCTCCCCCTCCTGAAATTCAACCTCGACCATTGGCTGCTCAAGCATTGGCATTAAGAGAAAGCATTGAAATTGGAGAACCTGCACAGCGTAATGTGCACACATCTGTCAAAGTTTCTAAT CCTGCTGGAGGTCAGAGCAGTGTCGTGTTTAGTGAAGAACCTGTGACCAAGACAGCAAAGAAGATTCATAACCAGAAATTTGCAGAGCTGACTGGGAATGATATTTTCAAGGGGGATGCTCCTCCAACATCTGCTGAGAAACCTTTGAGTTCAGCAAAGCTTCGGGAAATGAGTGGCAGTGATATTTTTGCTGACGGGAAGGTGGAGGCTCGAGACTACTTTGGTGGAGTTCGTAAGCCTCCTGGTGGCGGCAGCAGCATTGCATTGGTGTAA